One region of Sphingomonas abietis genomic DNA includes:
- a CDS encoding NAD(P)H-dependent oxidoreductase — protein MSEQPHARPRHVVVLAHPDPKSFNASVVKSYCDTVSECGQDVVVRDLYAMGFDPVLKDEERPRVSGIVLSADVQAEIDTIRGADIYTLVYPIWFAMPPAIMKGYIDRVLGAGVTAREIQDRTSEGVLHGRHMLNISSSGTREAWLDEQGQVESLRSLTSHYLLNAFGMKSSEHLHLGGVVEGFSKRFVDQALYEVYERARKVCAMLAAERHAASAPLSVANGS, from the coding sequence ATGTCTGAACAGCCCCACGCCCGCCCCCGCCATGTGGTGGTGCTGGCGCATCCCGATCCGAAGAGCTTCAACGCCAGCGTAGTAAAGAGCTATTGCGATACCGTGAGCGAATGTGGGCAGGACGTGGTCGTCCGGGATCTCTACGCGATGGGTTTCGACCCGGTGCTCAAGGATGAGGAACGTCCGCGCGTGAGCGGCATCGTCCTCTCAGCAGATGTCCAAGCCGAGATCGACACGATCCGGGGCGCCGACATCTACACCCTGGTGTACCCGATCTGGTTCGCCATGCCGCCGGCGATCATGAAGGGCTATATCGATCGCGTGCTGGGCGCCGGCGTCACGGCGCGGGAAATCCAGGACCGGACCAGCGAAGGTGTGCTCCACGGACGCCACATGCTGAACATCTCATCGTCGGGTACGCGAGAAGCGTGGCTCGACGAGCAAGGTCAGGTGGAATCGCTGCGCAGCCTGACGAGCCATTATCTTCTCAATGCCTTCGGCATGAAGTCCAGTGAGCATCTTCACCTCGGAGGCGTCGTCGAAGGATTTTCCAAGCGGTTCGTCGATCAGGCTCTCTATGAAGTGTATGAGCGCGCGCGGAAGGTGTGCGCTATGCTCGCAGCGGAACGGCATGCCGCATCGGCACCGCTGTCCGTCGCCAACGGCAGCTGA
- a CDS encoding NAD(P)H-dependent oxidoreductase, with product MSKQPAFYSPRHVVVLAHPGRDSFNSLVADTYCAAVRSCGQEAIVRDLYAMGFDPVLKDHERPGTQGFALSKDVEAEHEAIRGSNVFVMVYPIWFGMPPAMMKGYVDRVLGAGVTPQDVQHRTALTLMKGQRLVSITSSGASKMWLNEQDQMESLRNVLGRYLKHAFAIKTYEDLHFGETVEGLEQEYVDQYLRDVHERARSICAEVAADQTTEHNAAS from the coding sequence ATGTCAAAGCAGCCGGCCTTCTATAGTCCGAGGCATGTGGTGGTGCTCGCCCACCCCGGTCGCGACAGCTTCAACAGTCTGGTTGCCGACACCTATTGCGCGGCAGTGCGCTCCTGCGGCCAGGAAGCGATCGTGCGCGATCTCTACGCCATGGGGTTCGATCCCGTCCTGAAGGATCATGAACGGCCGGGAACGCAGGGCTTCGCGCTGTCGAAGGATGTCGAAGCCGAGCATGAGGCGATCAGGGGTAGCAACGTCTTCGTGATGGTCTATCCGATCTGGTTCGGCATGCCGCCTGCCATGATGAAGGGCTATGTCGACCGCGTGCTGGGCGCTGGCGTCACGCCGCAGGACGTGCAGCATCGCACGGCGCTGACCCTGATGAAGGGCCAGCGTCTGGTTAGTATCACCTCGTCCGGCGCCAGCAAGATGTGGCTCAACGAGCAGGACCAGATGGAATCACTACGAAACGTGCTTGGCCGCTATCTCAAGCATGCCTTCGCGATCAAAACCTATGAGGATCTTCACTTCGGTGAGACGGTCGAGGGGCTCGAGCAGGAGTATGTCGACCAGTATCTACGCGATGTCCATGAACGCGCCCGCAGCATCTGCGCGGAAGTCGCAGCCGATCAGACGACTGAGCATAATGCCGCCAGCTGA
- a CDS encoding glycoside hydrolase family 130 protein gives MSDESLLCHSELHLRPNPSRTVIRPFDVDYPQAFRNDAHPRMQQIVERVLSLDSARLLKEKEVIIASLAERHRDIEKILLRRSDDIRERVPEAQGMSREAALVVGAYFSEEYSYEAAALFNPSMVLRADQKGAPPGGVRFLLSLRGIGEGHISSVTFRTGTWSPTDGFAIDEASNQAISPRIDSSAADAANEMTRIICEGSEDVSESVLFPVTASQRRGIEDLRLVRFTEEDGRTEFLGTYTAFDGADARSEVLRATGFRTFEMHVLKGSAAAAKGMALFPRKIDGRFMMLGRQDNESIWLLASDGLYCWDGGGRIVSPRFPWEFVQMGNCGSPIEIDEGWLVLTHGVGMARNYCMGACLLDKADPSKLLARTKEPILRPSPNERDGYVPNVVYSCGSIVHERTLLLPYGVADNFAAFASASVDDLLKTME, from the coding sequence ATGAGTGACGAAAGCCTGCTTTGCCATTCCGAGCTTCACCTACGACCCAACCCGTCCCGCACCGTTATCCGGCCCTTCGATGTCGATTATCCGCAGGCCTTCAGGAACGATGCGCATCCCCGCATGCAGCAGATCGTGGAACGCGTTCTGTCGCTCGACAGCGCGCGGTTGCTGAAGGAGAAAGAGGTGATCATCGCCTCGCTCGCCGAGCGTCACCGTGACATCGAGAAAATCCTCCTTCGTCGCTCCGACGATATCCGCGAACGCGTGCCCGAAGCGCAAGGCATGAGCCGGGAGGCCGCGCTCGTTGTCGGCGCCTATTTCAGCGAGGAATATTCCTACGAAGCTGCCGCGCTGTTCAACCCCAGCATGGTGTTGCGGGCGGACCAGAAAGGCGCCCCGCCAGGCGGCGTGCGTTTCCTGCTGTCGCTGCGCGGCATTGGCGAAGGCCATATCTCCTCGGTGACCTTTCGCACCGGCACCTGGAGTCCGACTGACGGTTTCGCCATCGATGAAGCCAGCAATCAGGCGATATCGCCGCGGATCGACAGCTCGGCGGCAGACGCTGCGAACGAGATGACGCGGATCATCTGCGAAGGAAGCGAAGACGTCTCGGAGAGCGTGCTGTTCCCGGTCACGGCCAGCCAGCGACGCGGCATCGAGGACCTGCGACTGGTTCGTTTCACCGAAGAGGATGGACGTACCGAATTTCTCGGCACCTATACTGCCTTCGACGGTGCCGACGCTCGCTCCGAGGTGCTGCGGGCGACAGGCTTCAGAACGTTCGAAATGCATGTGCTGAAAGGATCAGCCGCCGCGGCGAAGGGCATGGCGCTGTTCCCGCGAAAGATAGACGGCCGGTTCATGATGCTCGGCCGCCAGGACAATGAGAGCATCTGGCTGCTGGCCTCCGATGGGCTCTATTGCTGGGATGGCGGCGGCAGGATCGTCAGCCCGCGTTTCCCGTGGGAGTTCGTGCAGATGGGTAATTGTGGTTCACCCATCGAGATCGACGAGGGCTGGCTCGTCCTCACCCATGGTGTCGGCATGGCGCGCAATTATTGCATGGGCGCCTGCCTGCTCGACAAGGCGGATCCCTCGAAACTGCTCGCCCGTACGAAGGAACCCATCCTGCGGCCAAGTCCGAACGAGCGCGACGGCTATGTCCCGAATGTCGTCTACAGCTGTGGATCGATCGTTCATGAGCGGACCCTACTGCTGCCCTATGGGGTTGCGGACAATTTCGCCGCCTTCGCCAGCGCTTCTGTAGATGACCTGCTCAAAACCATGGAGTAG
- a CDS encoding Lnb N-terminal periplasmic domain-containing protein: MKGLRHRLILWGGGMNALFAAAAFYYSTILPSWLRLAFALGFPLFLLVALRLRNQYWRGVSATLLVVGFWGWYLNDPPRNDRDWQVEYSIPADAVLDGNIAHLQHVRDFAWHDESTFTPHWYDANYDIDTLSGVDMVTSYWAGESIAHVFLSFAFLDGRHLAISIETRRQKRFPYSVIAGFFHHYETFYVTADERDLIGVRTDFRRERVYLYHLKLTPGEGRRLFLNYLHTIHRLNTVPAWYNTLTDNCTTGILSEAQAGFRYRLDWRILLSGYTASLAWKMGFLDQRYSFPVLRRLSQVRRPVGATPGFNYSREIRQSLPAATSGR; the protein is encoded by the coding sequence ATGAAAGGGCTGCGGCACCGCCTCATCCTGTGGGGCGGCGGCATGAATGCGCTGTTTGCGGCGGCCGCCTTCTACTATTCCACCATCCTCCCGTCCTGGCTGCGACTCGCGTTTGCCCTGGGTTTTCCCCTGTTTCTGCTCGTTGCGCTACGCCTACGCAACCAATACTGGCGTGGCGTTTCGGCCACGCTGCTGGTTGTTGGGTTCTGGGGATGGTACCTCAACGATCCACCTCGGAACGATCGTGACTGGCAAGTGGAATATTCCATTCCAGCCGATGCGGTGCTTGACGGAAACATAGCCCATTTGCAGCATGTGCGCGACTTCGCTTGGCACGATGAATCCACGTTTACGCCGCACTGGTACGATGCGAACTATGATATCGACACCCTGTCGGGTGTGGACATGGTCACTTCCTACTGGGCGGGCGAAAGCATCGCTCATGTATTCCTCAGCTTCGCATTCCTCGACGGAAGACATCTGGCTATCTCGATTGAGACTCGCCGGCAAAAACGATTCCCCTATTCCGTTATTGCCGGCTTCTTCCATCACTACGAGACGTTCTACGTGACCGCCGACGAGCGCGATCTGATCGGCGTACGTACGGATTTTCGCAGGGAGCGCGTCTATCTCTATCACCTCAAGCTGACGCCCGGAGAAGGCCGCCGGCTGTTCCTCAATTATCTGCACACGATCCACCGGCTCAACACGGTGCCGGCGTGGTACAACACGCTCACAGACAATTGTACAACCGGCATTCTGTCCGAGGCGCAGGCGGGATTTCGTTACCGTCTGGACTGGCGTATCCTACTGAGTGGCTATACCGCCTCGCTTGCGTGGAAAATGGGCTTTCTGGACCAACGCTACAGTTTTCCGGTGCTTCGGCGCCTCAGCCAAGTTCGTCGTCCCGTCGGTGCGACGCCCGGCTTCAATTACTCCCGGGAAATCCGTCAATCTCTACCAGCTGCAACGTCCGGGAGATAG
- a CDS encoding esterase/lipase family protein, with the protein MSLLPHHCESSVSRDNPGTGRKWWKDVISLAAAAFLSACSPVSVHELSLTAAYRQRNVSALSGAQMSNTTHIVLQRQNLLRGWKEKPETALSSLRSAIQTGAIAQEPDGLFALAELSWLRARKTRDPAQFMAAALYAYAYLAPDAPVSERPDAYDPHFRQACDLYMLALTEALGSPANVQSQHWTLPYATLDLVANPADRSWHGQILSDFRPTARMAVKGVSNVYNHPGLGEPLAAVPLMNRGDNSAIQISDHERIPVSLFIEIPHAREQVLSDHVSGRLSLATDEDPALHAANRPHFPPQLDSTTAAAISLSESVDWAAEYRGFFNGQVLGQHHGLALTALEPHQQGRMPVVMVHGTASGPARWADMVNDLLADPYIRQHYEFWLFSYGTGNPIPYSALQLRRSIAAAVKALGGPQADPALGRVTLIGHSQGGLLSKMLVINAQDRLWNGLMPRPIDSLNLTPATRDVLQDELFPTPMPEVRNVVFISTPQHGSYLATLSVSRLLGRLIRFPLTVRETMQQVASNVGATKPDKSSWRMGSLYGMSPASPFIQSLSAIPVAPDVQAHSIIPVLKDGPLDHASDGVVKYESAHIPGVDSELVVRHSAHSTQSNPVTIAEVRRLLVEQAQDLAGDALPSFDMAKRNIIRMGGEYVPTSMRAK; encoded by the coding sequence GTGTCTCTCCTGCCTCATCATTGTGAATCTTCGGTCTCTCGCGACAATCCTGGGACGGGCCGAAAATGGTGGAAGGACGTCATTTCTCTTGCCGCCGCAGCATTCCTCTCGGCCTGCTCTCCGGTCTCGGTTCACGAATTGAGCCTCACTGCGGCGTACCGACAGCGCAATGTGAGCGCCCTCTCGGGCGCCCAGATGAGCAACACAACCCACATCGTCTTGCAACGGCAAAACCTGCTTCGGGGCTGGAAGGAGAAACCCGAAACGGCGCTCTCGTCGCTTCGCTCGGCGATACAGACTGGCGCCATTGCGCAAGAGCCAGACGGCCTATTTGCTCTCGCCGAACTGAGCTGGCTGCGCGCCCGGAAGACGCGTGATCCCGCGCAGTTCATGGCCGCTGCACTCTATGCCTATGCCTATCTCGCTCCCGATGCGCCCGTCTCCGAACGCCCCGACGCTTATGATCCCCATTTCCGGCAGGCGTGCGATCTCTACATGCTGGCGCTCACGGAAGCGCTCGGCTCTCCAGCCAATGTGCAGTCCCAGCACTGGACGCTCCCTTACGCCACGTTGGATCTTGTCGCAAACCCGGCGGACCGCAGTTGGCACGGCCAGATCTTGAGCGACTTTCGCCCCACCGCCCGGATGGCCGTCAAGGGCGTCAGCAACGTCTACAATCACCCAGGACTCGGTGAACCACTCGCTGCCGTGCCTCTCATGAATCGCGGCGATAACAGCGCAATTCAGATTTCCGATCACGAACGGATACCGGTCAGCCTGTTTATTGAAATCCCGCACGCTCGAGAACAGGTTTTATCGGATCATGTGAGCGGGCGCCTCTCGCTCGCTACCGACGAAGACCCCGCGCTGCACGCCGCGAACCGGCCACATTTCCCGCCACAACTCGACTCCACCACTGCGGCCGCCATAAGTCTCAGCGAATCGGTAGATTGGGCCGCCGAATATCGCGGATTTTTCAACGGACAGGTCCTCGGTCAGCATCACGGTCTGGCCCTCACCGCTCTTGAACCCCATCAGCAAGGGCGAATGCCGGTAGTCATGGTACACGGCACCGCCTCTGGTCCGGCCCGCTGGGCCGACATGGTCAATGATCTTCTGGCTGATCCCTACATACGGCAGCATTATGAATTCTGGCTTTTCTCTTACGGCACCGGAAACCCGATACCCTATTCTGCCCTGCAGCTGCGACGATCGATCGCAGCCGCCGTCAAGGCACTGGGCGGTCCCCAGGCCGATCCTGCTCTGGGAAGGGTTACGCTGATCGGCCACAGTCAGGGTGGATTGCTGTCGAAAATGCTCGTCATCAACGCGCAGGACCGCTTATGGAATGGGCTCATGCCAAGGCCGATCGATAGCCTCAACCTCACACCCGCCACGCGAGACGTCCTGCAAGACGAACTGTTCCCGACACCCATGCCTGAAGTCCGTAACGTCGTTTTCATCTCTACGCCGCAGCATGGAAGTTATCTCGCCACTCTGTCGGTTTCACGCCTATTGGGCCGCCTCATCAGATTTCCGCTCACCGTTAGGGAAACCATGCAGCAAGTTGCCTCCAATGTTGGCGCAACGAAGCCCGACAAAAGCAGTTGGCGTATGGGCAGCCTCTACGGAATGTCGCCCGCGAGCCCTTTTATCCAGTCACTGTCTGCTATCCCGGTCGCGCCGGACGTCCAGGCTCATTCGATCATTCCCGTGTTAAAGGATGGTCCGCTCGACCACGCAAGCGATGGGGTCGTCAAATATGAAAGCGCACATATACCAGGCGTCGACTCCGAACTTGTCGTCCGGCACTCGGCCCATTCGACTCAGTCCAATCCGGTCACAATCGCAGAGGTGCGCCGACTACTTGTTGAACAGGCCCAGGATTTGGCTGGTGATGCCCTACCTTCATTCGACATGGCCAAGCGCAATATCATACGCATGGGTGGCGAGTATGTGCCAACGTCGATGAGGGCCAAATGA
- a CDS encoding efflux transporter outer membrane subunit translates to MYRRPSPPVAPAFSSDTRAGVSIARIGWRDFFTDPDLQRLIETSLANNRDLRIAIGRVEEARAQYRIEGSQLYPTLDGVAGLTRSHTPADLSLIGQPVTASQYQSVLSVGWEVDLWGRLRNMRASALQNFLATEEARRGVSTSLIAQLVSAWLQEHEYDERITLAERTIDSRRESFRIANRRYEVGSGSKLDMTQAETLLTQAQTTLQALHQARDENRNALTLLVGAPYDPGQRSLNLAGTNADRALPAGLPSELLLNRPDILEAEHQLIAAHADVGAARADFFPNITLTGDFGTASAHLTDLFAHGQRSWGFSPMVTLPIFNGGRNKANLDLAKARRNIAVANYERTIQAAFRDVADALAQRKWLAGQIATTRQTVDALDERLRLAQLRYTSGRSAYLEVLEAERDRFDTEQALVQLRRAYYASGVSLYAAVGGGFPEDATQQAQGGQAG, encoded by the coding sequence GTGTACCGGCGCCCGTCACCTCCCGTGGCTCCGGCATTCTCGAGCGATACCCGCGCCGGCGTCTCGATCGCGCGTATCGGATGGCGGGACTTCTTCACCGATCCCGATCTCCAGCGACTGATCGAGACATCGCTCGCAAACAACCGCGATCTGCGGATCGCCATAGGACGGGTCGAGGAAGCGCGGGCGCAATATCGGATCGAGGGATCGCAACTCTATCCGACGCTCGACGGCGTGGCGGGCCTGACGCGCAGCCATACGCCGGCGGATCTCTCCCTGATCGGCCAGCCGGTCACGGCCAGCCAGTACCAGTCGGTGCTGAGTGTCGGCTGGGAAGTCGATTTGTGGGGCCGGCTGCGCAACATGCGTGCGTCCGCGCTTCAGAACTTCCTCGCCACCGAGGAGGCGCGCCGCGGCGTCTCGACGAGCCTCATCGCGCAACTCGTCTCGGCATGGCTCCAGGAACATGAATATGACGAGCGCATCACGCTCGCCGAGCGCACGATCGACAGCCGACGCGAAAGCTTCCGCATCGCCAACCGCCGGTACGAGGTCGGGTCGGGCTCGAAGCTCGACATGACGCAGGCCGAGACGCTGCTGACCCAGGCGCAGACGACGCTCCAGGCGCTCCATCAGGCGCGCGACGAGAACCGCAACGCGCTTACGCTGCTGGTCGGCGCGCCATACGACCCCGGCCAGCGATCGCTGAACCTCGCGGGCACCAACGCAGACCGTGCGCTCCCGGCGGGACTGCCTTCCGAGCTACTGCTCAACCGTCCCGACATCCTCGAAGCGGAGCATCAGCTGATCGCGGCGCATGCGGACGTCGGCGCGGCGCGCGCCGACTTCTTCCCGAACATCACGCTCACCGGCGATTTCGGCACCGCTAGCGCGCATCTGACCGACCTGTTCGCCCACGGCCAGCGAAGCTGGGGTTTTTCGCCGATGGTGACGCTGCCGATCTTCAACGGCGGCCGCAACAAGGCCAATCTCGATCTCGCCAAGGCACGGCGCAACATCGCCGTCGCCAATTACGAGCGGACCATCCAGGCTGCGTTCCGCGATGTCGCCGATGCGCTGGCGCAGCGCAAATGGCTGGCCGGCCAGATCGCGACGACACGCCAGACGGTCGACGCCCTCGACGAGCGGCTGCGGCTCGCGCAGCTTCGCTACACCAGCGGCCGTTCCGCCTATCTCGAGGTGCTCGAGGCCGAGCGCGACCGGTTCGATACCGAGCAGGCGTTGGTCCAGCTCCGCCGCGCTTACTATGCGAGCGGCGTCAGCCTCTACGCCGCGGTCGGCGGCGGGTTTCCGGAAGATGCGACACAGCAGGCCCAGGGCGGACAGGCAGGATGA
- a CDS encoding HlyD family secretion protein, translating to MTDKAKQWLLRGGILILIAAMALGGWWLLRPKGLGPGIVAGNGRIEATEIDIAAKTPGRITDILVDEGDTVKAGQIVAHMDTQVLEAQRAEAEAQLAQARNAILTGQSQVAQQQSERAAAVAVVQQRLAEFNSAGKRLARSTTLAREGATAVQERDDDEASVESARAAVEAARAQVAASDAAIATARSQVIGARSNVEAVAATIRRLNADIVDSALKAPRDGRIQYRVAQPGEVMAGGGKVLNLVDLSDVYMTFFLPETVAGRVGLGSEIRITLDAAPGYVIPAKASFVADVAQFTPKTVETASERQKLMFRVKARIAPELLREHIKQVKTGLPGMAYVKVDPKVEWPAKLAVNVGR from the coding sequence ATGACGGACAAGGCGAAACAATGGCTGCTGCGTGGCGGCATCCTCATCCTCATCGCAGCGATGGCGCTCGGCGGATGGTGGCTACTGCGGCCGAAAGGACTTGGCCCCGGCATCGTCGCCGGCAACGGCCGGATCGAGGCGACCGAGATCGACATAGCGGCCAAGACGCCGGGCCGCATCACTGACATCCTGGTGGATGAGGGCGATACCGTGAAGGCGGGTCAGATCGTCGCCCACATGGACACGCAGGTACTCGAAGCCCAGCGCGCCGAGGCGGAGGCCCAGCTTGCCCAGGCACGAAACGCGATCCTGACCGGACAGAGCCAGGTCGCCCAGCAGCAAAGCGAGCGTGCCGCAGCCGTGGCGGTCGTCCAGCAACGTCTGGCCGAATTCAATTCGGCGGGAAAGCGCCTGGCACGGTCCACGACCTTGGCCCGCGAAGGGGCCACAGCGGTGCAGGAACGGGACGATGACGAGGCGAGCGTCGAAAGCGCGCGCGCCGCCGTCGAGGCCGCTCGCGCCCAGGTCGCGGCGAGCGATGCGGCGATCGCCACCGCCCGCAGCCAGGTGATCGGCGCGAGATCCAATGTCGAAGCGGTCGCCGCGACCATCCGTCGACTGAATGCCGACATCGTCGACAGTGCTCTCAAGGCTCCGCGTGATGGCCGGATCCAGTACCGCGTCGCGCAGCCCGGCGAGGTGATGGCCGGGGGTGGCAAGGTGCTCAACCTCGTCGATCTGTCGGACGTCTACATGACCTTCTTCCTGCCGGAGACGGTGGCCGGACGGGTCGGCCTCGGCAGCGAGATCCGGATCACGCTGGATGCAGCGCCCGGCTATGTGATCCCGGCAAAGGCATCGTTCGTGGCAGACGTGGCGCAGTTCACGCCCAAGACGGTGGAAACCGCGAGCGAGCGCCAGAAGCTGATGTTCCGGGTCAAGGCGCGGATCGCGCCCGAGCTGCTCAGGGAGCATATCAAACAGGTCAAGACCGGCTTGCCGGGCATGGCCTATGTCAAGGTCGATCCGAAGGTCGAGTGGCCGGCGAAGCTGGCGGTGAATGTCGGCCGATGA
- the rbbA gene encoding ribosome-associated ATPase/putative transporter RbbA has protein sequence MSEPAIAEKKGDEAKPAARLTDVSLHYGATLALNGVSLELPFGRMTGLIGPDGVGKSSLFSLIAGARAVQQGNVEVLGGDMADRRHREAVCPRIAYMPQGLGRNLYPTLSVFENLDFFGRLFGQDGAERERRITDLLESTGLTAFRDRPAGKLSGGMKQKLGLCCALIHDPDLLLLDEPTTGVDPLSRAQFWDLIDRIRAGRPGMSVLVATAYMEEAARFDWLMAMDAGRILDTGTAADFYTRTGTTTLEEAFIALLPAERRAGHQAVVVEPRAPDGTVAIEAKGLTMRFGDFTAVDHVDFRIERGEIFGFLGSNGCGKSTTMKMLTGLLPASEGEAWLFGKKVDPRNIETRRRVGYMSQAFSLYSELTVRQNLELHAQLFHVPTGEIPGRIEDVAGRFDLRQIMDALPDGLPLGQRQRLSLAVATIHKPEMLILDEPTSGVDPIARDNFWQMMIDLSRNDHVTIFISTHFMNEAERCDRISLMNAGKVLVSDTPRAIMATRKADTLEQAFIAYLEEATGEGTASSQAAAQPGTEAPARSAAASSRGFSVRRMFSYVRRETLELRRDPIRATMALLGSVLLMLVMGYGISMDVENLPFAVLDRDGTTTSQNYTLNLAGSRYFIERPPITDYADLDRRMRDGELSVAVEIPPGFARDLRRGDGVSVAMWIDGAMPQRAETVQGYVQALHAEWLGDMAVSELGSRAAAASGLVNIETRYRYNPDVESLVAIAPAVIPILLLLLPAMLTALSVVREKELGSIVNFYVTPITRVEFLLGKQLPYVALAMLNFVMLVVLTLFVFKVPMTGSLLALTAGALLYVLSSTAIGLLFSIFMRSQIAAIFATAIGTILPAVQFSGLTNPISSLEGAGALIGHVFPATYFMIICRGVFSKGLGIGDLQGSLIPLALAYPVVLGACVLLLKKQEG, from the coding sequence ATGAGCGAGCCGGCCATCGCCGAAAAAAAGGGGGACGAAGCGAAGCCGGCGGCCCGGCTGACCGACGTCAGCCTCCATTATGGCGCTACGCTCGCGCTTAACGGCGTCTCGCTCGAACTGCCTTTCGGGCGGATGACCGGACTGATTGGCCCTGACGGCGTCGGCAAGTCGAGCCTGTTCTCGCTGATCGCCGGCGCGCGCGCAGTTCAGCAGGGAAACGTCGAGGTGCTGGGCGGCGACATGGCCGACCGTCGCCACCGTGAAGCGGTCTGTCCGCGCATCGCCTATATGCCGCAGGGACTCGGCAGGAACCTCTATCCGACATTGTCGGTGTTCGAGAATCTCGACTTCTTCGGACGCCTGTTCGGTCAGGACGGGGCGGAACGCGAACGACGTATCACCGACCTGCTCGAAAGTACGGGCCTCACCGCCTTTCGCGATCGTCCGGCCGGCAAGCTGTCGGGGGGCATGAAGCAGAAGCTCGGCCTGTGCTGCGCGCTGATCCACGATCCCGACCTGCTGCTGCTCGACGAACCGACCACCGGCGTCGATCCGCTTTCGCGGGCGCAGTTCTGGGACCTGATCGACCGCATCCGGGCAGGAAGGCCTGGCATGAGCGTGCTTGTGGCGACCGCCTATATGGAAGAGGCGGCACGCTTCGACTGGCTGATGGCGATGGATGCAGGCCGCATCCTCGACACCGGCACTGCGGCTGACTTCTACACGCGGACCGGCACGACCACGCTGGAGGAAGCCTTCATCGCCTTGCTGCCTGCGGAACGGCGGGCGGGGCATCAGGCGGTGGTCGTCGAGCCCCGTGCGCCAGACGGTACGGTCGCCATCGAGGCCAAGGGCCTCACCATGCGCTTCGGCGACTTCACCGCCGTCGATCATGTCGATTTCCGCATCGAGCGCGGTGAGATCTTCGGCTTCCTCGGCTCGAACGGCTGCGGCAAGTCGACGACGATGAAGATGCTGACCGGCCTGCTGCCGGCGAGCGAGGGCGAGGCGTGGCTGTTCGGCAAGAAGGTCGATCCGCGCAACATCGAAACGCGCCGGCGCGTCGGCTATATGAGCCAGGCCTTCTCGCTCTATTCGGAACTCACGGTTCGGCAGAACCTCGAACTCCATGCCCAACTCTTCCATGTGCCGACGGGCGAGATCCCCGGCCGGATCGAGGACGTCGCCGGCCGCTTCGACCTCAGGCAGATCATGGACGCATTGCCCGACGGCCTGCCGCTCGGCCAGCGTCAGCGCCTCAGCCTCGCGGTGGCGACCATCCACAAGCCCGAGATGCTGATCCTCGACGAGCCGACCTCGGGAGTCGATCCGATCGCGCGCGACAATTTCTGGCAAATGATGATCGACCTGTCGCGCAACGATCATGTCACCATCTTCATCTCGACCCACTTCATGAACGAAGCCGAGCGCTGCGATCGCATCTCGCTGATGAACGCCGGCAAGGTGCTGGTGAGCGACACGCCGCGCGCAATCATGGCAACGCGCAAGGCCGACACGCTCGAGCAGGCCTTCATCGCCTATCTGGAAGAAGCGACGGGGGAGGGGACGGCGTCGTCCCAGGCTGCCGCGCAGCCCGGGACGGAGGCCCCTGCCAGGAGCGCCGCGGCATCGTCGCGCGGCTTCAGCGTGCGGCGCATGTTCAGCTATGTGCGGCGGGAAACGCTCGAACTACGGCGCGACCCGATCCGTGCGACGATGGCGTTGCTCGGCAGCGTGCTGCTCATGCTCGTGATGGGCTATGGCATCAGCATGGACGTCGAGAACCTGCCGTTCGCGGTCCTCGACCGCGACGGCACAACGACCAGCCAGAACTACACGCTGAACCTCGCCGGCTCGCGCTATTTCATCGAGCGGCCACCCATCACGGACTATGCCGATCTCGACCGGCGCATGCGCGACGGCGAACTGAGCGTGGCCGTCGAGATCCCGCCGGGCTTCGCGCGCGACTTGCGGCGCGGGGACGGCGTGTCCGTCGCGATGTGGATCGACGGCGCCATGCCGCAGCGCGCGGAAACCGTGCAGGGCTATGTCCAGGCGCTCCATGCCGAGTGGCTCGGCGACATGGCGGTGTCCGAACTTGGCAGCCGCGCCGCCGCTGCGTCGGGGTTGGTCAACATCGAGACGCGGTACCGCTACAACCCGGATGTCGAAAGCCTGGTAGCGATCGCGCCCGCGGTGATCCCCATCCTGCTACTCCTGCTCCCCGCGATGCTGACCGCGTTGAGCGTGGTGCGGGAAAAGGAACTGGGCTCTATCGTCAATTTCTACGTAACGCCGATCACGCGCGTCGAATTCCTTCTGGGCAAGCAGCTGCCTTATGTGGCGCTCGCCATGCTCAACTTCGTCATGCTGGTCGTGCTGACCTTGTTCGTGTTCAAGGTACCGATGACAGGCAGCCTCCTCGCGCTGACCGCCGGTGCGTTGCTGTACGTCCTGTCATCGACGGCGATCGGTCTGCTCTTCTCGATCTTCATGCGCAGCCAGATCGCCGCGATCTTCGCCACCGCGATCGGCACCATCCTGCCGGCGGTACAGTTTTCGGGTTTGACCAACCCGATCTCCTCGCTCGAAGGTGCCGGCGCCCTGATCGGCCATGTCTTCCCCGCCACCTACTTCATGATCATTTGCCGGGGCGTGTTCTCGAAGGGACTTGGCATTGGCGATCTGCAGGGATCGCTGATCCCGCTGGCGCTCGCCTATCCGGTGGTGTTGGGAGCCTGCGTCCTGCTCCTCAAGAAGCAGGAGGGCTGA